Proteins encoded within one genomic window of Polyangium spumosum:
- a CDS encoding DUF4139 domain-containing protein, whose translation MRKSRIGAAWALGLIATSFVAEGASAEELALRRVMLSTGGVGYFEHEARVTGNAELTLDVRLDQVSDVLKSLLAVDEQGRLGQASLPGRAPLSEFFRDLPFSQEDLSSTASLLRALRGQMLRVSAHGATMEGRLVAVTEEKVSLGEGQGTIVRHRLSLLTATGMRQVVLEQADQIEIVDARLRAQVEGALAAIAEHAAQDRRTISIDVAGQGERVVRVGYVVAAPLWKATYRLVVPEAEEGEARIEGWALLENMSGQDWNDVELSVASGNPVTLRQAIYEAYFVNRPEVPVEVLGRRLPPVDVGVVPDAEEKSEEDARRVMRGYMAAPSAADSVMLEAQPVGGAMAEVPSIATPAEGATQVVFRFPEPVDLARGQSLLVPIVSDTIPVERVSWYRHDVDARNPLASVRLVNESGTGLPPGVLAIYEDAEEAGEPLSFVGDARLGALPEGEDRLVSYAVDLDVRVDREEKFAQFVAGARIARGVLEVRRVERRTTTYEIKGATDEPRVLVVEHPRIPGFTLTSPTEGVLGTTETHVRIRREVPAGQTVAMDVVLERPIEQSIVIGSITPQELGVVLSSTELSANMRSALEQVAELQKTLASREQALALLRSERQRLVSDQDRLRRNLAASPQGSELHTRYLTALAATEDRIGEIDRSIDAAEAAVRVAKEELADYIGSLTIL comes from the coding sequence ATGAGGAAATCGAGGATCGGGGCCGCGTGGGCGCTCGGGCTCATCGCCACGTCGTTTGTCGCGGAGGGCGCGTCGGCCGAGGAGCTCGCGTTGCGGCGGGTGATGCTCTCGACGGGCGGCGTCGGGTACTTCGAGCACGAGGCGCGGGTGACGGGCAACGCCGAGCTCACGCTCGACGTCCGGCTCGATCAGGTGAGCGACGTGCTGAAGAGCCTCCTCGCGGTCGACGAGCAAGGCAGGCTGGGACAAGCGAGCCTTCCGGGGCGGGCGCCGCTGTCCGAGTTCTTCCGGGATCTGCCGTTCTCCCAGGAGGACCTCTCGTCCACGGCGTCGCTCTTGCGCGCGCTGCGCGGGCAGATGCTGCGGGTCTCGGCGCACGGCGCGACGATGGAGGGGCGGCTCGTCGCGGTGACGGAGGAGAAGGTCTCGCTCGGCGAGGGGCAAGGCACGATCGTGCGGCACCGGCTGTCGCTCTTGACGGCGACGGGCATGCGGCAGGTCGTGCTCGAGCAGGCGGACCAGATCGAGATCGTGGACGCGCGGCTGCGCGCGCAGGTGGAGGGAGCGCTGGCCGCGATCGCGGAGCATGCGGCGCAGGATCGGCGGACGATCTCGATCGACGTCGCGGGGCAAGGGGAGCGGGTCGTGCGCGTCGGCTACGTGGTCGCGGCGCCGCTGTGGAAGGCGACGTATCGGCTGGTGGTGCCGGAGGCGGAGGAAGGCGAGGCGCGGATCGAAGGCTGGGCCTTGCTGGAGAACATGAGCGGGCAGGACTGGAACGACGTCGAGCTGTCGGTGGCGTCGGGCAACCCCGTGACCCTGCGGCAGGCGATCTACGAAGCATATTTCGTGAATCGACCGGAGGTGCCGGTGGAGGTGCTCGGGCGCAGGTTGCCGCCGGTCGACGTGGGGGTCGTGCCGGACGCCGAGGAGAAGTCGGAGGAGGACGCGCGCCGCGTGATGCGTGGTTACATGGCCGCGCCCTCGGCGGCCGACAGCGTGATGCTCGAGGCGCAGCCGGTCGGGGGGGCGATGGCCGAGGTGCCGTCGATCGCCACGCCGGCGGAGGGCGCGACGCAGGTCGTGTTCCGCTTCCCGGAGCCGGTGGATCTGGCGCGTGGTCAATCGCTGCTCGTGCCGATCGTGAGCGATACGATCCCGGTCGAGCGGGTCTCGTGGTACCGGCACGACGTGGACGCGCGGAACCCGCTCGCGTCGGTGCGGCTCGTGAACGAGAGCGGGACGGGCCTGCCGCCGGGCGTGCTCGCGATCTACGAGGACGCGGAGGAGGCGGGTGAGCCGCTCTCGTTCGTCGGCGACGCGCGGCTCGGCGCGCTGCCGGAGGGGGAGGACCGGCTCGTGAGTTACGCGGTGGACCTCGACGTGCGCGTGGACCGCGAGGAGAAGTTCGCGCAGTTCGTCGCGGGCGCGCGGATCGCGAGAGGCGTGCTCGAGGTGCGTCGCGTGGAGAGGCGCACGACGACGTACGAGATCAAGGGCGCGACGGACGAGCCGCGGGTCCTCGTCGTGGAGCACCCGCGTATCCCTGGCTTCACGCTGACGTCGCCCACGGAGGGCGTGCTCGGGACGACGGAGACACACGTGCGGATCCGTCGAGAGGTCCCGGCAGGACAAACGGTGGCGATGGACGTGGTGCTCGAGCGGCCGATCGAGCAAAGCATCGTGATCGGGTCGATCACGCCGCAGGAGCTCGGGGTGGTGCTCTCGTCCACGGAGCTGTCGGCGAACATGCGGAGCGCGCTCGAGCAGGTGGCGGAGCTGCAGAAGACGCTCGCGTCGAGGGAGCAGGCGCTCGCGCTCCTGCGGAGCGAGCGGCAGAGGCTGGTGAGTGATCAGGATCGGCTGCGGCGCAACCTCGCGGCCTCGCCGCAGGGGAGCGAGCTGCACACGCGTTACCTGACGGCGCTCGCGGCGACGGAGGATCGGATCGGCGAGATCGATCGGTCGATCGACGCGGCAGAGGCAGCCGTGCGTGTCGCGAAGGAGGAGCTCGCCGACTACATCGGGAGCTTGACGATCCTCTGA
- a CDS encoding DUF533 domain-containing protein, translated as MASMFDAQRILGALVSDGVDGGGFRDSRRRRRHREDDGIGAGTLLAGAAGVAAAGGLAYMAYQHFKQPAAPQMPGAPGMHGMHGAPGMHGMHGAPGMQAMPGAPAQQGFFGQLMGSSSGPIAPGAPPGGGTNFGVPVYHNDPSTWGTSAPAAPAQGHAPWGGPPAGAPQPAPQWGAPPNPGPQPGWGGPPPGPPAAPPAPPAQWGAPPNVAPPAPPAQWGAPPNPVAAAPAPAPAPAPAAPAPAADMQADAMLLIRAMITAAFIDGQIDPDERARILDRVARAGLGPEDQAALARELEAPQPPFALVGQIRSPQMAEQFYVVSLLSAGTESEAERSYLKGLPSMLGLRPDDVARLHSGLGIPPLP; from the coding sequence ATGGCGTCCATGTTCGATGCGCAGAGGATCCTGGGCGCGCTGGTCTCGGATGGAGTCGACGGCGGGGGTTTCCGCGATTCCCGCCGTCGTCGGCGTCATCGCGAGGACGACGGAATCGGCGCGGGGACGTTGCTCGCGGGAGCGGCCGGGGTCGCGGCGGCGGGCGGGCTCGCGTACATGGCGTATCAGCATTTCAAGCAGCCGGCGGCGCCGCAGATGCCGGGCGCGCCGGGGATGCACGGGATGCACGGCGCGCCGGGGATGCACGGGATGCACGGCGCGCCGGGGATGCAGGCCATGCCCGGAGCGCCGGCGCAACAAGGGTTCTTCGGGCAATTGATGGGATCGTCGTCCGGGCCGATCGCGCCGGGGGCGCCTCCGGGGGGCGGGACGAATTTCGGCGTGCCGGTCTACCACAACGACCCGTCCACGTGGGGGACGAGCGCGCCCGCGGCGCCCGCGCAGGGACACGCGCCCTGGGGCGGCCCGCCGGCCGGCGCGCCGCAGCCGGCACCTCAATGGGGGGCTCCGCCAAACCCGGGCCCGCAGCCGGGCTGGGGTGGGCCTCCGCCGGGGCCACCTGCGGCGCCGCCCGCGCCGCCAGCACAATGGGGAGCTCCGCCGAACGTGGCGCCGCCCGCGCCGCCCGCGCAATGGGGAGCTCCGCCAAACCCGGTCGCCGCCGCGCCCGCGCCCGCGCCCGCACCCGCGCCCGCCGCGCCCGCGCCCGCTGCCGATATGCAGGCCGACGCCATGCTCCTCATCCGCGCCATGATCACCGCCGCCTTCATCGACGGCCAGATCGACCCGGACGAGCGGGCACGTATCCTCGACCGCGTCGCGCGCGCCGGCCTCGGCCCCGAGGATCAAGCCGCGCTCGCCCGCGAGCTCGAAGCCCCGCAGCCGCCGTTCGCGCTCGTCGGGCAGATTCGTTCTCCCCAGATGGCCGAGCAATTCTACGTCGTCTCCCTCCTCTCCGCGGGCACCGAATCCGAGGCCGAGCGCTCGTACCTCAAAGGGCTGCCCTCCATGCTCGGGCTCCGGCCCGACGACGTCGCCCGCTTGCACAGCGGCCTCGGCATTCCGCCCCTCCCGTGA
- a CDS encoding archease, giving the protein MTPGPNGPRHSFEDHTAEVRLVLCAPTLPELFAEAGRALAELAVGEGTPLPEPTGEPVSISLTSVDRDALLVDWLNELVYHTEVDARAYVTFRFDELDQDHLVAQVRGAEVPGLRPLVKAATLHDVHITEDSNGYSVRVVLDI; this is encoded by the coding sequence ATGACGCCCGGCCCGAATGGCCCACGCCACTCTTTCGAGGACCACACGGCCGAGGTCCGGCTCGTCCTCTGCGCGCCCACGCTCCCCGAGCTCTTCGCCGAGGCCGGCCGCGCCCTCGCCGAGCTCGCCGTCGGGGAGGGGACGCCGCTGCCCGAGCCCACCGGCGAGCCCGTTTCCATCTCGCTCACCTCGGTCGACCGCGACGCGTTGCTCGTCGATTGGCTGAACGAGCTCGTCTATCACACCGAGGTTGATGCCCGGGCGTACGTGACCTTCCGCTTCGACGAGCTCGACCAGGATCACCTCGTGGCCCAGGTTCGTGGCGCCGAGGTCCCGGGGCTCCGGCCCCTCGTCAAAGCCGCCACCCTGCACGACGTCCACATCACGGAGGATTCGAATGGCTACTCGGTCCGCGTCGTCCTCGATATCTGA
- a CDS encoding RtcB family protein, giving the protein MRVPARIFASPETLPGLLSDHSVEQLVNVTTLPGIVGAACGMPDMHEGYGFPVGGVAATELPDGVISPGGIGFDINCGVRLLVSNLDRARISGRVEGLVHELSRSVPSGAGRGGRWSFSGKKLEHILEGGAAALVREHEVGTETDLAAIESGGVLEGADASAVSERARERGADQLGTLGSGNHFLEVQVVDEVFDEAAAGRLGLSVGRVTVLVHSGSRGLGHQVCTDHVRLMDAVMQRYGIHVPDRQLACAPLSSPEGQRYFAAMCAAANFGFANRHLIAHIVREVFRRMFGERDGFLRLIYDVGHNTAKIEKYQGKKVCVHRKGATRAFGPGSRDVPLAYRDLGQPVFIPGSMGTSSFVCVGTAHASEVSFGSTCHGAGRQMSRAAAKKKVTGHVLRKELEARGIVIRCASNAELAEEAPAAYKDVDRVVDVVAAAGIARKVARLRPIGVVKG; this is encoded by the coding sequence ATGCGCGTGCCGGCCCGTATCTTCGCGAGCCCGGAGACGCTGCCCGGCTTGCTCTCCGACCATTCGGTCGAGCAGCTCGTGAACGTCACGACGCTGCCCGGCATCGTGGGCGCCGCCTGCGGAATGCCCGACATGCACGAGGGGTACGGTTTTCCCGTGGGAGGCGTGGCCGCGACGGAGCTGCCGGACGGCGTGATCTCGCCCGGCGGGATCGGGTTCGACATCAACTGCGGCGTGCGGCTGCTCGTGTCGAATCTCGACCGCGCGAGGATCTCCGGTCGCGTGGAGGGCCTCGTGCACGAGCTCTCGCGCAGCGTGCCCTCGGGCGCCGGGCGCGGGGGGCGGTGGTCGTTTTCGGGCAAGAAGCTCGAGCACATCCTCGAAGGTGGCGCCGCCGCGCTCGTCCGCGAGCACGAGGTCGGGACGGAGACCGACCTCGCGGCCATCGAGTCCGGCGGCGTGCTCGAAGGCGCCGACGCGTCGGCCGTCTCGGAGCGCGCCCGGGAGCGCGGGGCCGATCAGCTCGGCACGCTGGGGAGCGGGAACCATTTCCTCGAGGTGCAGGTCGTCGACGAGGTGTTCGACGAGGCCGCGGCCGGGCGCCTCGGGCTCTCGGTCGGGCGGGTGACGGTGCTCGTGCATTCGGGATCCCGCGGGCTCGGGCATCAGGTGTGCACGGACCACGTGCGCCTCATGGACGCAGTGATGCAGAGGTACGGCATTCACGTGCCGGACAGGCAGCTCGCCTGCGCGCCGCTCTCCTCGCCCGAGGGGCAGAGGTATTTCGCGGCCATGTGCGCCGCCGCCAATTTCGGGTTCGCCAATCGCCACCTCATCGCGCACATCGTCCGCGAGGTGTTCCGGCGGATGTTCGGCGAGCGGGACGGTTTTTTGCGCTTGATCTACGACGTCGGGCACAACACGGCGAAGATCGAGAAATACCAGGGGAAGAAGGTCTGCGTGCACCGCAAGGGCGCGACGCGCGCGTTCGGGCCCGGGAGCCGGGACGTGCCGCTGGCCTATCGCGACCTCGGTCAGCCCGTGTTCATCCCGGGCAGCATGGGGACCTCGTCCTTCGTCTGCGTGGGGACCGCGCACGCGAGCGAGGTTTCATTCGGGAGCACCTGCCACGGCGCCGGGCGGCAAATGAGCCGCGCCGCCGCGAAAAAGAAGGTGACGGGCCACGTGCTGCGCAAGGAGCTCGAGGCCCGCGGGATCGTCATTCGTTGCGCGTCGAACGCCGAACTCGCCGAGGAGGCGCCCGCGGCGTACAAGGACGTCGATCGGGTGGTCGACGTCGTGGCCGCCGCAGGGATCGCCAGGAAGGTCGCGCGGCTGCGGCCGATCGGCGTGGTCAAAGGTTAG
- a CDS encoding ABC transporter ATP-binding protein, translating into MELKKRLGGRLVLDGVDLVADPGEAVALFGDNGAGKSTLLRILAGVLDADRGRATLGGASILGSAAAARGHVGYVPEAADAPAHLSPRELAALVAALKRVPAPDEARLERLGLHAYWDRPFGGLSLGQRRRSCLCAALLGDVRLLLLDEPTNGLDAAGVRELTALMKERREAGTTILVATHDPAFAEAIGATRVRLSAGKLRAD; encoded by the coding sequence GTGGAATTGAAAAAGCGGCTCGGCGGGCGGCTCGTCCTCGACGGCGTGGACCTCGTGGCCGATCCTGGCGAGGCCGTGGCCCTCTTCGGCGACAATGGCGCCGGCAAGTCCACGCTGCTCCGCATCCTCGCCGGCGTGCTCGACGCCGATCGGGGCCGCGCGACGCTGGGCGGCGCCTCGATCCTCGGCTCGGCCGCCGCCGCGCGCGGGCACGTCGGTTACGTGCCCGAGGCCGCGGACGCCCCCGCCCACCTCTCGCCGCGCGAGCTCGCCGCGCTCGTCGCTGCATTGAAGCGTGTCCCGGCCCCGGACGAGGCGCGGCTCGAGCGGCTCGGGCTCCACGCGTACTGGGACCGGCCCTTCGGCGGGCTCTCCCTCGGCCAGCGGCGCCGGAGCTGCTTGTGCGCGGCGCTCCTCGGCGACGTGCGGCTGCTTTTGCTGGACGAGCCGACGAACGGCCTCGACGCAGCGGGCGTCCGCGAGCTCACCGCGCTGATGAAAGAGCGCCGCGAGGCGGGCACGACGATCCTCGTCGCGACACACGATCCCGCGTTCGCCGAGGCGATCGGCGCGACGCGGGTCCGGCTCTCGGCCGGCAAGCTCCGCGCGGACTAA
- a CDS encoding DUF4215 domain-containing protein encodes MGITRYATATFALLAVSMSATTGCEVVSKPDRSQIEPTGGAGGMGGAGGMGGAGGMTGCMTADDCPGADTVCRTRTCTAGVCGEVLAPMGTPSDTQMPGDCAREICDGQGELTLENDDTDILDDQNDCTEDVCNAGTPENNPLAAGEACATNDGKLCDGAGQCVECLAPSDCPENVCAGNVCVPAGCGDTVKNGAETDVDCGGGACAPCADGLVCGVASDCESGVCDAGICLAPTCTDTIENGEETDVDCGGTTCDPCDPGLGCVVDSDCVGGSCSGSICLPTCTDQVKNRNETDVDCGGPNCAPCDAGLICSVDSDCASKICAGGTCEAATCMDTIQNGGESGVDCGGPDCAPCADGITCNAPTDCQSGVCTGNVCQMPTCTDATKNGAETDADCGGGACPPCDLDKACLVNADCASDICSGNVCAISLCGDGVMTGAEACDDGNATAGDGCDAACGVEPGWLCTGTPSVCSAICGDGLVKGTETCDDTNMMSGDGCAPNCQAELGYACNGEPSVCGTVCGDGIQAGAEACDDGNMSDDDGCVAGCVVATCGDGYVNLGVETCDDANATAGDGCAPNCQAEPLHACYGAPSTCVLIEAEPNGTCATASGPLLPPFAITAKITPAGDLDFYSFTVPAQADVKIETFVPSVGSCTTGNDTKIELRGPDCNTIIMSDDDDGINTCSLIDSTASADTAARKLAPGTYYVRVEELGNNAVIAGYQLQVTFNALCGDGAVTGTEVCDDGNLTNGDGCTSTCTVEPDYQCTGSPSVCALSCGDGVINGDDVCDDGNLTNGDGCSSICNIEQGFICTGEPSVCTLSCGNGVLDGNDACDDGNLTSGDGCSATCLNEPNFKCLGAPSVCTPVEQYCNDGIDNDGDAIIDAADSDCTLPAYFPACAAGQRLVVVRSYDTPIPIPDNNLTGINSFAGVASVGTINRVALLLNITHTWDSDLRIWLMPPIGAEIDVSSDNGGSFDNYTATILDTTCATAVTAGSGPFSGCFKPETAFTSYNGTLAQGRWRLRVADDTGSDTGTLNNWAAIFCTTP; translated from the coding sequence TTGGGAATCACGAGGTACGCCACGGCGACCTTCGCGCTCCTCGCGGTGAGCATGAGCGCGACGACGGGCTGCGAGGTCGTCTCGAAGCCGGATCGGTCGCAAATCGAGCCGACCGGCGGCGCCGGCGGGATGGGCGGCGCGGGCGGCATGGGCGGGGCCGGCGGCATGACCGGGTGCATGACGGCCGACGATTGCCCCGGGGCCGACACCGTCTGCCGGACGCGCACCTGCACGGCGGGCGTCTGCGGCGAAGTGCTCGCGCCCATGGGCACGCCGAGCGACACGCAGATGCCCGGTGACTGCGCCCGCGAGATCTGCGACGGCCAGGGCGAGCTCACGCTCGAGAACGACGACACCGACATCCTCGACGACCAGAACGATTGCACCGAGGACGTCTGCAATGCGGGGACGCCGGAGAACAACCCGCTCGCGGCCGGCGAAGCGTGCGCCACGAACGACGGCAAGCTCTGCGACGGCGCGGGCCAGTGCGTCGAGTGCCTCGCGCCCTCGGACTGCCCCGAGAACGTATGCGCGGGCAACGTCTGCGTCCCCGCCGGGTGCGGCGATACCGTGAAGAACGGCGCCGAGACCGACGTGGACTGCGGCGGCGGCGCCTGCGCCCCCTGCGCCGACGGCCTCGTCTGCGGGGTGGCGTCCGATTGCGAGAGCGGCGTGTGTGACGCCGGCATCTGCCTGGCGCCCACCTGCACGGATACGATCGAGAATGGCGAGGAGACGGACGTCGATTGCGGCGGCACCACCTGCGACCCCTGCGACCCCGGCCTCGGCTGCGTCGTGGACTCCGATTGCGTGGGCGGCTCCTGCTCCGGCTCGATCTGCCTGCCGACCTGCACCGACCAGGTCAAGAACCGCAACGAGACGGACGTCGACTGCGGCGGACCGAACTGCGCGCCCTGCGACGCCGGCCTGATTTGCTCGGTCGACTCGGATTGCGCGAGCAAGATCTGCGCGGGCGGCACCTGCGAGGCCGCGACGTGCATGGACACGATCCAGAACGGCGGCGAGTCGGGCGTCGATTGCGGCGGCCCGGACTGCGCGCCCTGCGCCGACGGCATCACCTGCAATGCGCCGACCGACTGCCAGAGCGGCGTCTGCACGGGCAACGTTTGCCAGATGCCGACGTGCACGGACGCCACGAAGAACGGCGCCGAGACGGACGCGGATTGCGGCGGCGGCGCCTGCCCGCCCTGCGACCTCGACAAGGCTTGCCTCGTGAACGCCGACTGCGCGAGCGACATCTGCTCGGGCAACGTCTGCGCCATCTCGCTCTGCGGCGACGGCGTCATGACGGGCGCCGAGGCCTGCGACGACGGCAATGCGACGGCCGGCGACGGCTGCGACGCCGCGTGCGGGGTCGAGCCGGGCTGGCTCTGCACCGGCACGCCGAGCGTCTGCAGCGCGATCTGCGGCGATGGCCTCGTGAAGGGCACCGAGACCTGCGACGACACGAACATGATGTCCGGCGACGGCTGCGCGCCGAACTGCCAGGCCGAGCTCGGTTATGCTTGTAACGGCGAGCCGAGCGTCTGCGGCACCGTCTGCGGCGACGGCATCCAGGCCGGCGCCGAGGCGTGCGACGACGGCAACATGAGCGACGACGACGGCTGCGTCGCCGGCTGCGTCGTCGCGACCTGCGGCGACGGCTACGTCAACCTGGGCGTCGAGACCTGCGACGACGCCAACGCGACGGCCGGCGACGGCTGCGCGCCGAACTGCCAGGCCGAGCCTCTTCATGCGTGTTATGGCGCGCCCAGCACCTGCGTCCTGATCGAGGCCGAGCCGAACGGCACGTGCGCGACCGCGAGCGGCCCGCTCCTGCCGCCCTTCGCGATCACCGCGAAGATCACGCCCGCCGGCGATCTGGACTTCTACTCGTTCACCGTGCCCGCCCAGGCGGACGTGAAGATCGAGACCTTCGTCCCGTCGGTCGGCTCCTGCACCACGGGCAACGACACGAAGATCGAGCTCCGCGGCCCGGACTGCAACACGATCATCATGTCGGACGACGACGACGGCATCAACACCTGCTCGTTGATCGACTCGACGGCCTCGGCCGACACGGCGGCGCGCAAGCTCGCCCCGGGCACGTATTACGTGCGCGTGGAGGAGCTCGGCAACAACGCGGTGATCGCCGGCTATCAGCTCCAGGTGACGTTCAACGCGCTCTGCGGTGACGGCGCGGTCACGGGCACCGAGGTCTGCGACGACGGCAACCTGACGAACGGCGACGGCTGCACCTCGACCTGCACCGTCGAGCCCGACTACCAGTGCACGGGCTCGCCGAGCGTCTGCGCCCTGAGCTGCGGCGACGGCGTGATCAACGGCGACGACGTCTGCGACGACGGCAACCTGACGAACGGCGACGGCTGCTCCTCGATCTGCAACATCGAGCAGGGCTTCATCTGCACGGGCGAGCCCAGCGTCTGCACCTTGAGCTGCGGCAACGGCGTCCTCGACGGCAACGACGCCTGCGACGACGGCAACCTGACGAGCGGCGACGGCTGCTCGGCCACGTGCTTGAACGAGCCGAACTTCAAGTGCCTCGGGGCCCCGAGCGTGTGCACGCCGGTCGAGCAGTACTGCAACGACGGCATCGACAACGACGGCGACGCGATCATCGACGCCGCCGACTCGGACTGCACGCTCCCGGCCTACTTCCCGGCCTGCGCGGCGGGCCAGCGGCTCGTCGTCGTCCGGTCGTACGACACGCCGATCCCGATCCCGGACAACAACCTGACGGGCATCAACAGCTTCGCCGGCGTGGCGAGCGTGGGGACGATCAACCGCGTGGCCCTGCTCCTGAACATCACCCACACCTGGGACTCGGACCTCCGGATATGGCTGATGCCGCCGATCGGCGCCGAGATCGACGTCTCGTCGGACAACGGCGGCTCGTTCGACAACTACACGGCCACGATCCTCGACACGACCTGCGCCACGGCGGTCACCGCCGGCTCCGGGCCCTTCTCGGGCTGCTTCAAGCCCGAGACGGCGTTCACGTCGTACAACGGCACCCTCGCCCAGGGCCGCTGGAGGCTCCGCGTCGCGGACGACACCGGCTCGGATACGGGCACCCTGAACAACTGGGCCGCCATCTTCTGCACCACGCCCTGA
- a CDS encoding phosphodiester glycosidase family protein, with product MVRRFFPCFLSILASACSAAPPPLDHSAPPPPRAAASPAAPAVTTPPPEPAETSAPAIAAAPKVPAPTNSGPPFPPPAFTPPHTRTAKPGDGAFTLLEEGAAQGTGALARAVVHPHPVKPHPYVVVVAVDLRKVELHLVAGTEEPTSSGVSKDRRPGLVPAADLPSLIAVFNGGFMARHGKWGMMVDGDVFLPPREEGCTAAILGDGSVRIASFPALAPLAAEIRAYRQTPPCLIEDGALHPRLPNEDTARLWGAAEGGNREIRRTALGLHADGTTLLFAIGEWVWARDLAAAMKSAGAVSAAELDINWSYTRFLLYDRSTPPAVVSTLIEKVEYTKSGYVTKPAPRDFFYLKQKRAAAPAPPDAPG from the coding sequence ATGGTCCGCCGGTTCTTCCCGTGCTTCCTTTCGATCCTCGCCTCGGCGTGCTCCGCGGCGCCTCCGCCCCTCGACCATTCGGCGCCGCCGCCGCCCCGCGCCGCGGCGAGCCCCGCGGCGCCCGCCGTCACGACACCTCCGCCGGAGCCTGCGGAAACGAGCGCCCCGGCGATCGCTGCTGCACCAAAGGTTCCTGCTCCCACGAATTCAGGTCCTCCCTTTCCGCCCCCCGCGTTCACGCCGCCCCACACCCGCACCGCCAAACCCGGCGACGGCGCCTTCACGCTCCTCGAGGAGGGCGCGGCGCAAGGCACGGGGGCGCTCGCGCGCGCGGTCGTCCACCCGCACCCGGTCAAACCCCACCCGTACGTCGTCGTCGTGGCCGTCGATCTGCGCAAGGTCGAGCTGCACCTCGTCGCCGGCACGGAGGAGCCCACGTCGAGCGGGGTGTCAAAAGATCGACGCCCCGGCCTCGTCCCTGCGGCCGATCTGCCCTCGCTGATTGCGGTGTTCAATGGCGGGTTCATGGCGAGGCACGGCAAATGGGGGATGATGGTCGACGGCGACGTCTTCCTGCCGCCGCGGGAGGAGGGCTGCACGGCGGCGATCCTCGGCGACGGGTCGGTGCGTATCGCGAGCTTCCCGGCGCTCGCGCCCCTCGCGGCGGAGATCCGCGCCTACCGGCAGACGCCGCCCTGCCTCATCGAGGACGGCGCGCTCCACCCGCGGCTGCCGAACGAGGACACCGCGCGGCTCTGGGGCGCGGCCGAGGGCGGAAATCGCGAGATTCGCCGCACGGCGCTCGGGCTCCACGCGGACGGGACGACGCTCCTCTTCGCGATCGGCGAGTGGGTATGGGCGCGTGACCTCGCAGCGGCGATGAAATCGGCGGGCGCCGTGTCCGCCGCGGAGCTCGACATCAACTGGTCGTATACGCGGTTCCTCCTGTACGACCGTTCGACCCCGCCCGCGGTCGTCTCGACGCTGATCGAGAAAGTCGAATACACGAAGAGCGGCTACGTCACGAAGCCCGCCCCCCGGGATTTTTTCTACCTCAAGCAGAAGCGAGCCGCAGCGCCGGCGCCCCCTGACGCGCCCGGCTGA